Proteins from one Prevotella sp. E2-28 genomic window:
- a CDS encoding argininosuccinate synthase gives MSNKKKVVVAFSGGLDTSYTVMKLAQDGYEVYAACANTGGFSAEQLKTNEENAYKLGAVKYVTLDVTQEYYAKSLKYMIFGNVLRNNCYPISVSSERIFQAIAIARYANEIGADAIAHGSTGAGNDQIRFDMTFLVMAPGVEIITLTRDKKLTRKEEVDFLNEHGFFADFTKLKYSYNVGIWGTSICGGELLDPTQGLPEDAYLKHVTAKEQEALLKITFDKGEIVAVNGEKFDDKVKAIQKIEEIGASYAIGRDANVGDTIIGIKGRVGFEAAAPKLIIEAHRLLEKSTLSKWQQYWKDQVANWYGMFLHESQYLEPVMPDIEAMLTSSQRNVTGTAILKLRPFGFETVGIDSDNDLTKSKLGEYGETQTGWTADEAKGFIKVSSTPLRVYYGIHKDEKR, from the coding sequence ATGAGTAACAAGAAGAAAGTCGTAGTAGCATTCAGCGGAGGTCTCGACACCTCCTACACCGTGATGAAACTGGCCCAGGATGGGTACGAAGTATATGCAGCCTGCGCCAATACTGGTGGTTTCAGCGCTGAACAGTTGAAGACCAATGAAGAGAACGCCTACAAGCTGGGCGCCGTGAAATACGTGACCCTCGACGTCACACAGGAGTATTACGCCAAGTCACTGAAATACATGATTTTCGGTAACGTGCTGCGTAACAACTGCTACCCCATCTCTGTATCTTCAGAGCGTATCTTCCAGGCTATCGCCATTGCCCGTTATGCCAACGAGATTGGTGCTGATGCCATTGCCCACGGCTCTACTGGTGCCGGCAACGACCAGATTCGTTTCGACATGACCTTCCTCGTGATGGCTCCTGGCGTAGAAATTATCACCCTGACACGCGACAAGAAGCTCACACGTAAAGAGGAGGTTGACTTCCTCAACGAGCACGGCTTCTTTGCCGACTTCACCAAGCTGAAGTACTCTTATAACGTAGGTATCTGGGGCACCTCTATCTGCGGTGGCGAGCTCCTCGACCCCACACAGGGACTCCCCGAGGATGCTTACCTGAAGCACGTCACAGCCAAGGAGCAGGAAGCCCTCTTGAAGATTACCTTCGACAAGGGCGAGATTGTGGCTGTCAATGGCGAGAAGTTCGACGATAAGGTGAAGGCTATCCAGAAGATTGAGGAAATCGGTGCTTCTTACGCCATCGGTCGCGATGCCAACGTGGGCGACACCATCATCGGCATCAAGGGCCGCGTAGGTTTCGAGGCCGCCGCTCCTAAACTCATCATCGAGGCTCACCGCCTGCTGGAGAAGTCAACGCTCTCTAAGTGGCAGCAGTACTGGAAGGACCAGGTAGCCAACTGGTACGGCATGTTCCTCCACGAGAGTCAGTACTTGGAGCCCGTGATGCCCGATATCGAGGCTATGCTCACCTCTTCACAGCGCAACGTCACCGGCACCGCCATCCTGAAGCTCCGTCCCTTCGGTTTCGAGACCGTGGGTATCGATTCTGATAACGACCTCACGAAGTCTAAGCTCGGCGAGTATGGCGAGACCCAGACCGGTTGGACTGCCGACGAGGCTAAGGGCTTCATCAAGGTCAGCTCTACCCCACTCCGCGTGTACTACGGTATTCACAAGGACGAAAAGAGATAA
- the pyk gene encoding pyruvate kinase, producing the protein MKQTKVVASISDRRCDTDFIRALFNAGMNVVRMNTAHASEEGIRKIVKNVREVSHHIGILIDTKGPEVRTTACSEPIQYKTGDVVKIFGRPEMDTTHDMINVTYSDFAADVHEGCHILFDDGAIDMKVIGISGPQVVAQVQNDGILGSKKSVNVPGVHIDLPALTEKDRRNIMLAIELDIDFIAHSFVRSAADVRAVQAILDAYNSDIKIISKIENQEGVDNIDEIIEASYGIMIARGDLGIEVPIERIPGIQRRIIRKCVQAKKPVIVATQMLHSMIQNPRPTRAEVTDIANAIYYRTDALMLSGETATGKYPVEAVTTMAQIAEQAERDKLRENDIEIPLSANCDIHEFMSHSAIEATEKLGVKGIITDSTTGLTARSLAAFRGPNPVLAICYNDKLQRLLALSYGVIPVYQKGHIDSETLFMAAVRMLRQKGYVEDEDKIAYLSGNVGECGGTKFLEINTVKELFCKKYRFHLPRIE; encoded by the coding sequence ATGAAACAGACGAAAGTAGTAGCCTCGATTAGTGACAGAAGATGCGACACAGACTTTATACGCGCGCTTTTCAACGCTGGTATGAACGTGGTGCGCATGAACACTGCCCACGCTTCTGAGGAGGGTATCCGCAAAATTGTGAAGAATGTGCGGGAAGTGAGCCACCATATTGGTATCTTGATTGATACGAAAGGCCCTGAGGTGAGAACGACCGCTTGCAGCGAGCCGATTCAGTACAAGACGGGTGACGTGGTGAAGATTTTCGGGCGACCGGAGATGGATACTACGCACGACATGATTAATGTGACTTACAGCGACTTCGCAGCTGATGTGCATGAAGGTTGTCATATCCTCTTTGATGACGGTGCTATTGATATGAAGGTGATTGGTATCAGTGGTCCTCAGGTGGTGGCTCAAGTGCAGAACGACGGCATACTGGGTTCTAAGAAGAGCGTGAATGTGCCTGGGGTGCATATAGACCTGCCTGCGCTCACTGAAAAAGACCGTAGGAATATCATGCTGGCTATAGAACTGGACATTGACTTCATTGCCCACTCGTTTGTGCGCTCGGCTGCCGACGTGAGAGCTGTGCAGGCCATCCTGGATGCCTATAATTCGGATATCAAGATTATTTCGAAGATAGAGAATCAGGAGGGTGTGGATAATATTGATGAGATCATTGAGGCTTCGTATGGTATTATGATTGCCCGTGGTGACTTGGGTATTGAGGTGCCTATAGAACGCATTCCTGGTATTCAGCGCCGCATCATCCGTAAGTGTGTGCAGGCCAAGAAACCTGTTATCGTAGCTACGCAGATGCTGCACTCGATGATTCAGAATCCGCGTCCTACGCGTGCTGAAGTAACTGATATTGCCAATGCTATCTATTATCGTACGGATGCGCTGATGCTTTCTGGCGAGACGGCTACTGGTAAATATCCTGTGGAGGCTGTGACGACGATGGCCCAGATAGCTGAGCAGGCCGAGCGTGACAAGTTGCGTGAGAACGATATCGAGATACCGCTGTCGGCAAACTGTGATATTCATGAGTTTATGTCACACAGTGCCATTGAGGCAACGGAGAAATTGGGCGTAAAGGGTATCATCACCGACTCAACGACTGGTCTGACAGCCCGTTCGTTAGCGGCTTTCCGTGGTCCTAACCCCGTGTTGGCTATCTGTTATAACGACAAACTGCAGCGACTGCTGGCTCTGAGCTATGGGGTGATTCCTGTATATCAGAAAGGGCATATTGACAGCGAAACCTTGTTTATGGCTGCTGTACGTATGTTGCGCCAGAAGGGTTATGTGGAAGACGAGGATAAGATAGCTTACCTGAGTGGTAACGTGGGTGAGTGTGGCGGTACGAAGTTCCTGGAGATCAATACGGTGAAGGAACTGTTCTGCAAGAAATATCGTTTCCATCTGCCTCGGATAGAATAG
- the argC gene encoding N-acetyl-gamma-glutamyl-phosphate reductase, translating into MERIKIGILGAAGYTGGELIRVLLNHPQAEIVFANSESNAGNPVSDVHEGLIGETDLKFTDQMPFNQVDVVFFCFGHGKSEAFLKEHTIPENVKIIDLAQDFRIKGNHDYVYGLPEINKADMAKAQHLANPGCFATAIQLALLPAANLNLLKEDVSVNAITGSTGAGQKPGATTHFSWRAGNLSIYKPFQHQHIAEIRQSLAQVQGYLDADIDFIPYRGNFARGIFCTAVVKTAVPAEEIIEAYKDFYADAAFTHYTDKAIDLKQVVNTNKALVHCEKFGNKLLITSAIDNLLKGAVGQAVQNMNLMFGIDETAGLRLKASAF; encoded by the coding sequence ATGGAAAGAATAAAGATTGGAATACTGGGAGCTGCAGGCTATACGGGTGGTGAACTCATCCGTGTGCTGCTCAACCATCCTCAGGCAGAGATTGTATTTGCCAACTCTGAGAGTAACGCTGGTAATCCCGTAAGCGATGTTCATGAAGGACTCATTGGCGAGACCGACCTGAAATTCACCGACCAGATGCCCTTCAACCAGGTTGACGTCGTGTTCTTCTGCTTCGGCCACGGCAAGAGCGAAGCCTTCCTCAAGGAGCACACCATTCCCGAAAACGTGAAGATTATCGACCTGGCACAGGACTTCCGCATCAAGGGCAATCACGACTACGTCTATGGTCTGCCCGAGATTAACAAGGCCGACATGGCCAAGGCACAACATCTGGCCAATCCCGGCTGCTTCGCCACTGCTATCCAGTTGGCTCTGCTCCCTGCTGCCAACCTCAACCTTCTGAAAGAAGATGTCAGCGTCAACGCCATCACCGGTTCTACAGGTGCAGGCCAGAAGCCTGGCGCCACTACCCATTTCTCTTGGCGTGCCGGCAACCTCAGCATCTATAAGCCCTTCCAGCATCAGCACATCGCTGAGATTCGCCAGTCGCTGGCTCAGGTGCAAGGCTATCTGGATGCCGACATCGATTTCATCCCCTATCGTGGCAACTTCGCCCGTGGCATTTTCTGTACAGCCGTTGTCAAGACCGCCGTACCAGCCGAAGAAATCATCGAGGCCTACAAGGACTTTTATGCTGATGCCGCCTTCACCCACTATACCGACAAGGCCATAGACCTGAAGCAGGTCGTTAACACCAACAAAGCCTTGGTGCATTGCGAGAAGTTTGGCAACAAGCTCCTCATCACCTCTGCCATCGACAACCTCCTGAAGGGAGCCGTTGGTCAGGCCGTGCAAAACATGAACCTGATGTTCGGCATCGACGAGACCGCAGGCTTGCGACTGAAAGCCAGTGCGTTCTAA
- a CDS encoding helix-turn-helix domain-containing protein: protein MLPLLYLLLSISASAAEPAQKTDCPQRKIVAERLPDLNIPRCGHSLYIADGQPTVTGGHTSGFVLTPTIEYFSEGQWHIVPTVYPHDAGGSVLLKSGKILLFGSHEKNLGIGQTFEVEMYDPTNHACDGFGCLYRKRVMPSAIEMDSGKVIVAGNWYHDDGIEMYSGESQFTFVKEVAQQRAHPYLLPISGGDVLIFGDHDIHGNTITSPLVDRLRGDAFSVPLFEQWRPHSLDVISPHAAECQIAPNTYLFPITNRQTGEVSIAQVNDTIFSFFPTTTPIPVKTQWDSISYRTPIFTDQQTKRAYLAGVDKGLRLCILSIEYDKSPAPLTLYYTDPIPHLGLNQMVLTPSGNLLIAGGVNGIDNNNFSPSNQVWLVPLGDKEEYHTAATTTFPWWAFVVGCLVVLGGFLWLHRRKLRIIVTHPRQTDEEEDEKLMQQLRLLMENEKPYLKSDFRVTDAARLLNVNRSRLSACINAKTGDTFNQYINSFRVEYAKQLLISQPGIKMATVCAESGFNNETSFFRAFKAHTGKTPREWIANE, encoded by the coding sequence TTGCTACCGCTATTATATCTGTTACTGTCTATTAGTGCCTCGGCCGCTGAGCCAGCACAAAAGACTGACTGTCCGCAACGGAAAATCGTGGCCGAGCGACTGCCTGACCTGAATATTCCCCGTTGCGGGCATAGCCTTTATATCGCTGACGGACAGCCCACGGTGACAGGCGGCCACACCTCAGGTTTCGTACTTACTCCTACCATAGAATACTTCAGCGAAGGCCAGTGGCACATTGTACCCACCGTCTATCCCCACGATGCGGGCGGTAGTGTACTTCTCAAATCAGGCAAGATTCTGCTGTTTGGAAGTCACGAGAAGAACTTAGGCATAGGTCAGACCTTTGAGGTGGAGATGTACGACCCCACAAACCATGCTTGCGATGGTTTCGGATGCCTGTATAGAAAGCGCGTCATGCCCTCAGCCATAGAGATGGATAGCGGCAAGGTTATCGTTGCGGGCAACTGGTATCATGACGATGGTATCGAGATGTACAGCGGAGAAAGTCAGTTCACTTTTGTAAAAGAGGTAGCCCAGCAGCGTGCCCATCCTTATCTGCTGCCAATCTCTGGAGGCGATGTACTCATCTTCGGAGATCATGATATTCACGGGAATACCATTACCAGCCCACTGGTAGATCGTTTACGCGGTGATGCTTTCAGCGTACCGTTGTTCGAGCAGTGGCGTCCGCATTCCCTAGACGTCATCTCGCCCCATGCCGCCGAGTGCCAGATAGCGCCTAATACCTATCTCTTCCCTATTACAAACAGACAGACTGGTGAGGTCTCTATTGCGCAAGTAAACGACACCATTTTCTCGTTTTTCCCCACCACGACTCCCATCCCTGTGAAAACACAGTGGGACTCCATTTCCTATCGCACCCCTATTTTCACTGACCAACAGACCAAGCGGGCCTATCTGGCGGGAGTTGATAAGGGGCTGCGTCTCTGCATTCTTTCCATAGAATACGACAAATCGCCCGCTCCCCTCACACTTTATTACACTGACCCCATTCCGCACTTGGGGCTCAATCAAATGGTGCTTACTCCCTCAGGCAATCTGTTGATTGCAGGCGGCGTCAATGGCATTGATAATAACAACTTCTCGCCCAGCAATCAGGTATGGCTCGTTCCCCTTGGCGATAAAGAAGAATACCATACGGCAGCCACTACCACATTCCCTTGGTGGGCGTTTGTTGTTGGGTGCTTGGTAGTTCTCGGAGGTTTCCTATGGTTACATCGCCGCAAGTTACGCATCATCGTAACCCATCCCCGTCAGACTGACGAAGAAGAAGACGAAAAACTGATGCAGCAGCTCCGTTTGTTAATGGAAAATGAAAAGCCCTATCTGAAAAGCGACTTCCGTGTTACTGACGCGGCACGATTGCTGAACGTAAACCGCAGTCGTCTGTCAGCCTGCATCAATGCGAAGACGGGCGACACGTTCAACCAGTACATCAACAGTTTCCGCGTAGAATATGCCAAGCAGTTGCTCATCAGCCAGCCTGGCATCAAGATGGCTACCGTATGCGCTGAGTCGGGCTTCAATAACGAGACCTCCTTCTTCCGCGCCTTCAAAGCCCATACCGGCAAAACACCCCGCGAGTGGATAGCAAACGAATAG
- a CDS encoding leucine-rich repeat protein: MKKRNLILMLLCTLSLAGWAQDISETEAQRIAQQFLSSSAAGKMRRAPAKTAGMRLAHRVQKAVDNPELYVFNTPDNTGFVIVAGDDRANGPVLGYSDRGAFDIEKAPGGLRYLLDFYARGIAYMRETGEGVVTDKQSQRASDDLPASVAPLLNTSWSQWSPYNDDCPIGPTGCAATALAQIMNYHKWPKQGSGQHTNLNYSGQTVNFSESTYDWSYMPNNKTENWTDRHNRAVAKLMADVGCAVDMIYTYGESAAYTHNVFMALIKNFGYDESTVGKPFIGRQELAAGRPFYITGYDTIHTQRFIYDRYYDVVEYTTGHAFVCDGYDAAGMFHYNFGWGGSYDGYYRENAINPDRPDLHGKGFSFMHESIGGIKPAKYQRVVVNGVFYDIIDENSVVVASSNGAPDYEGDLTIPAVVNIEGTNYNVTGIRSTAFIGRYDENAKATKSPNLTGLTIEAQMDNLPVDIFSGLTGLQTLSIKNVKTINEGLFHDMPNLTTLTLGEGVEKIGARAFINCEKLQTVTLPEGLTNIADSAFFNCKALYRINLPEGLKTIGRQSFWSTGIGWLKLPRSLERMGVGAFGNGKVYGLDGGLPDLTEIPDSAFLYSSLYNLEIPATVKRIGKYAFHCGSGGGSVKFHGTGFTIDENAFYNSDGFTMEGLENATEIMSYGIRGLKGKYTVKKGTKLHPYSISGAPFDEIYLPADVTTFDETSVTNSRSYRVDTDNPSFTACDSMLMNKDCSRLIVMPTNGYSSGVIPSTVTTVGPAAFKGMRFLSVPSGVTTFEMDYSPFSGQYNHGVYSLNPTPPVFPNIDTTAHFDYGYHGKLHVPVGSKEAYANAPVWRDFPYILDDVTCDDNYFYELTNVIVNPWTNERSRYATAVGRNTRAKWNGHAFIPSSAMIGDERLPVNAIADAVFMGDRSLKSFTSTHMLQGIGSFRGCDSLVSVELGIGITTIGGFEGCTALSDITIRGQVCYITDAAFKGCTSLKSLSFKSSLEQIRSEAFMGSGLEKIDLGGNVQYIERALFKNCANLKTVKGMESIVTISDECFAGSGIETIKVPAATTCIYPSAFSDCQQLCAIEVDENNTMFKSIHGDLYGIGNSGYMELYAIHLGERGDDGQITPRTSLYIASECVTTQRNVIPNQITDIVLPASVLYIGWDSFYDCRNLKTFTNLSTTPQDIRSSDFYYEIFETCTLQVPKGSKEAYEQATNWNRFKNIVEIDPKDFVEPEDPKPEEPKPEVDDHMRTAIVVWMKDGSTHTFYLRHEPIITVQNRNLHIESRAGTVEVPLTSVARYTFDRYDITGVTEMSDEKTDVSLEHNQLVVTGLKIGDNVDVYDVSGKLIQHVQSRRNGSYRINLSSLPTGVYVVKANQTTVKFMKR, encoded by the coding sequence ATGAAAAAAAGGAACCTAATACTGATGTTGCTATGCACCCTGAGCCTTGCGGGCTGGGCACAGGATATCAGTGAGACGGAAGCCCAGCGCATAGCCCAGCAGTTCCTGAGCAGTAGCGCAGCAGGCAAGATGAGACGCGCACCTGCTAAGACGGCAGGAATGCGACTGGCACATCGCGTGCAAAAAGCTGTCGACAACCCAGAACTCTATGTGTTTAACACCCCCGACAACACGGGATTCGTCATCGTGGCAGGCGACGACCGTGCCAACGGCCCCGTGCTGGGCTATAGCGACCGCGGTGCCTTCGACATAGAGAAGGCTCCTGGCGGACTGCGCTATCTGCTTGACTTCTACGCCAGAGGCATTGCCTATATGCGAGAGACGGGCGAGGGCGTGGTTACCGACAAGCAATCACAGCGGGCTAGTGATGACCTGCCCGCATCGGTAGCCCCACTACTCAATACCAGTTGGAGCCAGTGGTCACCTTACAATGACGACTGTCCGATAGGACCTACCGGTTGCGCAGCTACGGCCTTGGCCCAGATTATGAACTATCATAAGTGGCCTAAGCAGGGCAGCGGTCAGCACACCAATTTAAATTATTCAGGACAGACAGTCAACTTCTCCGAGTCCACTTACGACTGGTCTTACATGCCAAACAATAAGACCGAGAATTGGACCGACCGCCATAATCGTGCTGTAGCAAAGTTGATGGCCGACGTGGGCTGTGCCGTGGACATGATTTACACTTATGGCGAAAGTGCCGCCTACACGCACAACGTCTTCATGGCCCTGATTAAGAATTTCGGCTATGACGAAAGCACTGTAGGAAAGCCTTTTATCGGCAGGCAGGAACTGGCCGCTGGTCGTCCCTTCTACATCACCGGCTACGACACCATTCACACCCAGCGCTTTATCTATGACCGTTATTATGACGTCGTTGAATATACTACAGGTCATGCCTTCGTCTGCGACGGCTACGATGCTGCGGGTATGTTCCATTACAATTTCGGCTGGGGAGGATCATACGATGGGTATTACAGGGAGAACGCCATTAATCCCGACCGCCCCGACCTCCACGGCAAAGGCTTTTCGTTTATGCACGAATCTATCGGTGGCATCAAGCCCGCCAAGTATCAGCGCGTGGTGGTCAATGGTGTATTCTACGATATCATTGATGAAAATTCCGTCGTCGTTGCCAGCAGTAATGGTGCGCCCGACTATGAGGGCGACCTGACCATCCCCGCCGTTGTCAACATCGAGGGAACAAACTATAACGTGACGGGCATTCGCTCCACGGCATTTATTGGCCGGTATGATGAGAATGCAAAAGCCACCAAAAGTCCTAACCTCACTGGCCTTACCATTGAGGCCCAGATGGACAACCTGCCCGTTGACATCTTTTCAGGACTGACAGGCCTGCAGACGCTGAGCATCAAAAACGTGAAGACCATCAATGAAGGCCTGTTCCACGATATGCCCAACCTCACCACATTGACACTGGGTGAAGGCGTGGAGAAGATTGGTGCCCGTGCCTTTATAAATTGTGAGAAACTGCAAACTGTCACCCTGCCGGAAGGGCTCACCAACATTGCCGACAGCGCTTTCTTCAATTGTAAAGCCCTCTATCGCATCAATCTCCCCGAAGGACTGAAGACCATTGGCCGCCAGAGCTTCTGGAGCACGGGCATAGGCTGGTTGAAACTACCCCGCTCCTTGGAGCGTATGGGCGTTGGCGCCTTTGGAAATGGCAAAGTTTATGGACTCGATGGCGGTCTGCCCGACCTGACAGAGATTCCCGACAGCGCATTCTTATATTCCAGCCTCTACAATCTGGAGATTCCCGCCACTGTGAAGCGCATTGGCAAATATGCCTTCCACTGTGGCAGCGGCGGCGGCAGTGTGAAGTTCCATGGTACCGGATTCACCATCGATGAGAATGCTTTCTATAATTCCGATGGTTTCACCATGGAGGGTCTGGAGAATGCCACCGAGATTATGTCCTATGGTATTAGGGGGCTGAAAGGCAAATACACAGTGAAAAAAGGCACCAAACTGCACCCCTACTCTATCAGCGGTGCCCCCTTCGACGAAATTTACCTGCCCGCCGATGTCACCACGTTCGACGAGACCTCAGTCACCAACAGCCGTTCCTATCGTGTGGATACAGACAATCCCAGTTTCACCGCCTGCGATAGTATGCTTATGAACAAGGACTGCAGCCGACTGATCGTGATGCCTACTAACGGTTATTCCAGTGGTGTGATACCTTCTACGGTGACCACCGTTGGCCCAGCGGCTTTCAAGGGGATGCGCTTCCTGAGCGTACCCTCTGGCGTTACCACGTTCGAGATGGACTATTCACCCTTCTCTGGTCAGTACAACCACGGTGTCTATAGTCTGAACCCCACGCCACCCGTATTCCCCAACATTGATACGACTGCACATTTCGACTACGGCTACCACGGCAAACTGCATGTACCCGTAGGCAGCAAGGAGGCCTACGCCAACGCCCCCGTATGGCGCGACTTCCCTTATATCCTTGATGACGTGACCTGCGATGACAATTATTTCTACGAACTCACAAATGTCATCGTTAACCCCTGGACCAATGAGCGCTCCCGCTATGCCACCGCCGTTGGACGCAACACCCGTGCGAAATGGAACGGGCACGCCTTTATTCCCTCATCAGCGATGATTGGCGATGAGCGCCTGCCCGTAAACGCCATTGCAGATGCTGTGTTCATGGGCGACCGCTCTTTGAAATCGTTCACCTCTACCCACATGCTGCAAGGCATCGGCAGCTTCCGAGGCTGCGACTCGCTGGTAAGTGTTGAACTAGGCATCGGCATTACCACCATCGGTGGTTTCGAGGGATGTACCGCCCTGAGCGACATCACCATACGCGGACAGGTATGCTATATCACTGATGCGGCCTTCAAGGGCTGTACCAGTCTGAAGAGTCTCTCGTTCAAGTCCAGCCTGGAGCAGATTCGTAGCGAGGCCTTCATGGGCAGCGGTCTTGAGAAGATTGACCTGGGCGGCAACGTGCAATATATCGAAAGAGCCCTATTCAAGAACTGCGCCAACCTGAAGACCGTCAAGGGCATGGAGAGCATTGTCACCATCTCTGATGAATGCTTTGCCGGCTCTGGCATAGAGACCATTAAGGTGCCCGCCGCCACTACCTGCATTTACCCCTCGGCCTTCAGTGACTGTCAGCAGCTGTGCGCCATCGAGGTGGATGAGAACAACACCATGTTCAAGAGCATTCACGGCGACCTCTACGGCATAGGCAATAGCGGTTATATGGAGCTCTATGCCATCCACTTAGGAGAGCGTGGCGATGACGGACAAATCACTCCTCGCACCTCGCTCTATATTGCCAGCGAGTGCGTCACCACACAGCGCAATGTTATTCCCAACCAGATTACCGACATCGTGCTGCCAGCCTCTGTTCTGTACATCGGCTGGGACAGCTTCTACGACTGCCGGAACCTGAAGACATTCACCAACCTGAGCACCACGCCGCAAGACATCAGGAGTTCTGATTTCTACTATGAGATTTTTGAGACCTGTACATTGCAAGTACCCAAGGGCTCTAAGGAAGCCTACGAACAGGCCACGAACTGGAATCGCTTCAAGAATATCGTGGAGATAGACCCGAAGGACTTCGTGGAACCTGAAGACCCGAAGCCCGAGGAGCCCAAGCCCGAGGTCGATGACCACATGCGCACAGCTATCGTGGTATGGATGAAGGACGGCTCTACGCATACCTTCTACCTCCGTCACGAGCCCATCATCACCGTTCAGAACCGCAACCTCCATATTGAGAGTAGGGCTGGCACGGTCGAGGTTCCCCTCACCAGCGTGGCACGCTACACCTTCGACCGCTACGATATTACGGGCGTGACGGAGATGAGCGATGAGAAAACCGACGTCAGCCTTGAGCACAACCAACTGGTGGTCACTGGTCTGAAGATTGGCGACAACGTGGACGTTTATGACGTCAGCGGAAAACTGATACAACACGTGCAGTCGCGCCGCAACGGCAGTTACCGCATCAACCTCTCAAGCCTGCCTACAGGCGTCTATGTGGTGAAAGCAAATCAAACAACCGTTAAATTCATGAAGCGATGA